A single Anopheles funestus chromosome 2RL, idAnoFuneDA-416_04, whole genome shotgun sequence DNA region contains:
- the LOC125762527 gene encoding zinc finger protein sens has product MMEVSEVPQTHQHSMQSISQQPLQSQLPLDFSVTMVNIKLNNVSGSSPNGVNSNNNNNNISVMIGKGGNTEAAAITDENKASSLNGVNISRPMSPNLLLTANSNPSVHGNGSNGSSMTSAFKVVTPRGKADAPATNANGFSPLIFNNDLLVNHYRRLLHPVVAGVPRLPNGANGYNDVPDNSHKMGHRDEIKFGVSRLVKNESEDEDNNNVYHHPSHHTQQHLPPHATHLQHQALNGQKLSTLSSGYDSSALSSRSRSRSRSRSRDRSTRSRSSSIELEVDSPPPPRINPSPTTEVPHVPKNSEAFSVSALLKREVEPKSKSPLSNGSFDAIRPNYTQFYEQSILNRPLFPPFPFFAMLQQQGHQLNPALANYHPSTPEDILRLRHFMTQNAAAASAGAGGGHLDFSHPHHPHHLLMRPDVHPRRTHNGKRPYACELCNKSFGHEISLNQHRAVHNVEKVFECKQCGKAFKRSSTLSTHLLIHSDTRPYPCGFCGKRFHQKSDMKKHTYIHTGEKPHKCQVCGKAFSQSSNLITHSRKHTGYKPFQCELCHKAFQRKVDLRRHKETQHTEIRTIVN; this is encoded by the exons atgatGGAAGTAAGTGAAGTGCCCCAAACGCATCAACATTCGATGCAATCAATATCACAACAACCGTTGCAATCTCAGTTACCGCTGGATTTTAGTGTTACCATGGTGAACATCAAGCTTAATAATGTCAGTGGGAGTAGTCCGAACGGTGTTAAcagtaacaataataataataacatcaGTGTGATGATTGGTAAAGGTGGAAACACTGAAGCTGCGGCGATAACCGATGAAAACAAAGCAAGTTCCCTAAACGGAGTTAACATCTCTAGACCGATGAGTCCCAACTTATTGCTGACGGCGAACAGCAATCCGTCTGTGCACGGAAATGGCAGCAATGGTTCATCGATGACGAGCGCTTTCAAGGTGGTGACACCAAGGGGTAAAGCCGACG CACCAGCAACAAATGCAAATGGATTTTCGCCTTTAATTTTCAACAACGATCTGCTAGTGAATCATTATCGCCGTTTGCTTCATCCAGTAGTAGCAGGCGTTCCACGACTTCCGAATGGTGCCAATGGTTATAATGATGTGCCTGATAATTCACACAAAATGGGCCACAGAG ACGAAATCAAATTCGGAGTAAGCCGTCTGGTTAAAAACGAATCCGAGGATGaagacaacaacaatgtttATCATCACCCTTCGCATCATACTCAACAACACCTACCACCGCATGCAACCCATCTGCAGCATCAAGCCTTGAACGGTCAAAAACTGTCAACCCTATCGAGCGGATATGATTCGAGCGCCCTCAGCAGCCGATCACGTTCGCGAAGTAGATCACGATCACGCGATCGTTCAACCCGTTCACGATCCTCCTCCATCGAGCTGGAAGTCGATTCACCTCCTCCACCGCGAATCAATCCTTCGCCAACAACGGAAGTCCCACATGTACCAAAAAACTCCGAAGCGTTTTCGGTGTCGGCATTGCTAAAGCGAGAAGTTGAGCCCAAATCGAAATCCCCACTGTCGAATGGATCATTCGATGCGATTAG GCCTAACTATACACAATTTTACGAACAGAGCATCCTCAACCGACCCTTGTTTCCTCCGTTTCCGTTCTTCGCTATGCTGCAGCAGCAAGGACACCAACTGAATCCCGCACTTGCAAA TTATCATCCATCAACTCCAGAGGATATACTGCGGTTACGTCACTTCATGACACAAAATGCGGCTGCGGCATCGGCCGGTGCTGGTGGAGGACATTTGGATTTCAGTCATCcacatcatcctcatcatttGCTAATGCGGCCAg ATGTACATCCTCGAAGAACACACAATGGGAAACGTCCGTACGCCTGTGAGTTATGCAACAAATCGTTTGGACATGAAATCAGTTTGAATCAGCACAG AGCTGTTCATAATGTGGAGAAAGTGTTCGAATGCAAACAGTGTGGAAAAGCCTTCAAACGTTCCAGTACGCTATCGACACACCTGCTAATACACAGCGACACTCGGCCCTATCCTTGCGGGTTCTGTGGGAAACGATTCCATCAAAAAAGTGACATGAAGAAGCACACCTACATTCACACTG GCGAAAAACCGCACAAATGTCAGGTGTGTGGAAAAGCCTTCAGTCAAAGCTCGAACCTCATCACGCACTCGCGCAAACACACCGGCTACAAACCATTCCAGTGTGAGCTATGTCACAAAGCATTCCAGCGGAAAGTGGACTTGCGTCGTCACAAGGAAACGCAGCACACGGAGATCCGCACTATTGTCAACTAA